One genomic region from Leptospira tipperaryensis encodes:
- a CDS encoding LIC10173 family protein: MRSSHIDYLKSLIDSIKTKPELPATELVSLFPEDKILLVAPITADYPSLFPFCLIQLSPLTSIPDGRRFQKLSPAVLSGIKNLRYLKRHFSQEFTYSLSFWMQDSSKDVLSTGSVGSDVSQLGIVDQILLYIANHQKYKTSQDVTLEIRTGNATVVVDPLENLGYYKLNVEVVFQDGLFEIESVPTLAQGIFEIEEPTEIGTPEEQ; this comes from the coding sequence ATGAGATCCAGTCATATAGATTATTTAAAGTCTTTGATCGATTCGATCAAAACAAAGCCGGAGCTTCCCGCTACGGAACTGGTATCCTTATTTCCGGAAGATAAAATTCTTCTTGTGGCGCCGATAACGGCCGATTATCCGAGTCTGTTTCCCTTTTGTCTCATTCAACTTTCTCCACTTACATCGATTCCAGACGGCAGGAGATTCCAAAAGTTATCTCCTGCCGTCTTAAGCGGTATCAAAAATCTACGTTATCTGAAACGTCATTTCTCACAAGAGTTTACGTATTCGCTTAGTTTTTGGATGCAAGATTCTTCTAAAGACGTTTTGTCTACGGGATCCGTTGGATCCGACGTAAGTCAACTTGGGATTGTAGATCAGATTCTTTTGTATATTGCAAATCATCAAAAATACAAAACGTCTCAAGATGTAACTCTGGAAATTCGAACCGGGAATGCAACGGTGGTCGTCGATCCACTCGAAAATCTCGGCTATTATAAATTAAATGTAGAGGTCGTTTTTCAGGACGGACTTTTTGAAATAGAATCGGTTCCTACTCTGGCTCAGGGAATCTTTGAAATCGAAGAGCCAACTGAAATTGGAACACCGGAGGAACAATGA